TTTTGAAAAGCAAACAGGAAGCATGGACATGTCAAACAGACAGAACGGTACTGTAAAGTGGTTTAACGACGAAAAAGGCTTTGGCTTCATTACCCCTGAGGGTGGGGGTGATGATCTATTCGTCCATTTCAAGGCTATTGAATCCGATGGATTTAAATCCTTGAAAGAGGGCCAGAAAGTTTCTTTCGTTGCTGAACCCGGACAAAAAGGAATGCAAGCAGCTCAAGTTCGCGCTGAATGAACCATAACAAAACGGCGACCCTGAGGTCGCCGTTTTACGTTTCGGAAAAACCCTACGCCGCACTAAACAACTTATGCGGATCAATCACAAACTTCTTCGGCACGCCGGCATCGAACTCGCCATAACCTTCCGGCGCCTGATCAAGGCTGATGACCTGCACGCCAACCACTTCGGCGATGTTGATGCGGTCCCACATGATCGCCTGCATCAGCTGGCGGTTGTACTTCATCACTGGAGTCTGGCCGGTGTGGAAGCTATGGGACTTGGCCCAGCCCAGACCGAAACGAATGCTCAGGCTGCCCATTTTCGCGGCGGCATCCACAGCCCCCGGATCTTCGGTGACGTACAGGCCCGGGATACCGATCTTGCCGGCCACCCGCACCACGCCCATCAGTGAGTTGAGTACGGTGGCCGGGGCTTCGGCCTTGACGCCGTCGTGGCCGTGGCCGCGTGCTTCGAAGCCGACGCAGTCCACCGCGCAGTCCACTTCCGGCTCGCCCAGCAATGCGGCGATCTGTTCGTGCAGCGGGGTGTCCTTGGACAGGTCGACGACTTCGAAGCCCTGGGCCTTGGCGTGGGCCAGGCGGATGGTGTTGACGTCGCCGACAATCACCACCGCAGCACCGAGCAAACGTGCGGAAGCGGCAGCGGCCAGACCGACCGGACCGGCGCCGGCGATGTAAACGCTGCTACCCGGGCCAACGCCCGCAGTGACGGCGCCGTGGTAGCCGGTCGGGAGGATGTCGGAGAGGCAGGTCAGGTCACGGATTTTCTCCATGGCCTTGTCGCGGTCCGGAAGTTTCAGCAGGTTGAAGTCGGCGTACGGCACCAGCACGTATTCAGCCTGGCCGCCGGTCCAGTCGCCCATGTCGACGTAACCGTAAGCGCCACCGGCACGGGCCGGGTTGACGGTCAGGCAGACGCCGGTGTGTTGCTCCTTGCAGGAACGGCAGCGCCCGCAAGCCACGTTGAAGGGAACGGAGACCAGATCGCCGATCTTCAGGTTTTCGACGTCAGAGCCCTTTTCGATCACCTCGCCGGTGATTTCGTGACCCAGCACCAGACCGGTCTGCGCCGTGGTCCGGCCGCGCACCATGTGCTGGTCGGAGCCGCAGATGTTGGTGGAAACCACTTTGAGAATGACCCCGTGCTCGATCTTGCGACCGCGCGGGTCCTGCATTTTCGGGTAGTCGATTTTCTGTACTTCGACCTTGCCAGCGCCGAGATACACCACACCACGATTGCCAGACATGCTTTCACCTCGCTGTTGTTTTTATGGAACTGCGTTGCCCCGGTTGGGCAGCGCGTTGAGTGCTCGGTAAATCAAAAGATCGCAGCCTTCGGCAGCTCCTACATGGATCGCACGCCCCTGTAGGAGCTGCCGAAGGCTGCGATCTTTTAGCGTTCTAGAGAACGACTGTTCTATTGGCGTTGAGAAACACTCTTCGCTCAATGTGATACCCAACCGCCCGCGCCAGCGTCAGGCCTTCGATATCGCGCCCCTTGGCGATCAGATCCTCGGGGTAATGACTGTGATCCACCGCTTCGACGCCCTGGGCGATGATCGGCCCCTCGTCGAGGTCGTTGTTGATGTAGTGCGCCGTCGCGCCAACCAGTTTCACGCCCTTGTTGTAGGCCTGGTGATACGGCTTGGCGCCCTTGAAGCCCGGCAGCAGCGAGTGATGAATGTTGATCGCTTTGCCATCGAGCTTGCGGCACAGCTCCGGCGACAGCACCTGCATGTAGCGGGCGAGGATCACCAGTTCGGCACCGGCCTCTTCGATCACCTGCCAGACCTGACGCTCCTGCGCCGGCTTGTCATTGGGGTCGAGAGGGAAATGGTAGTAGGGAATCTGGTGCCAGTCGGCCAACGGCTTGAGATCCGGATGGTTGGACACCACCGCCGCGACATCCATCGACAACTGGCCGATGCGCTGGCGGTAGAGCAAGTCGTTGAGGCAGTGATCGGCTTTGGAGACCATGATCACGACTTTCGGTCGGTAGTTCGGCGCGGTCAGCTCGAAGAGCATGCCGAACGCCTCTCCGCGCTCGGCCAGGCCGGCGCGGAAGGATTGCTCGTCAAAACCGTCCGGCTGGCGGAATTCCACGCGAATGAAGAAGCGCCCGGAGAGGCGATCATCGAACGAGTGATGCTCGGTGACGTAGCACCCCTGCTCGAACAGAAAACGCGTCACCGCGTCCACCGTGCCGAGGACGCTGGGGCAGTCGGCGGTCAGAATCCATGTGTCTGGGGCGCGGCTCATGGTGCGGTGACTCCTGTTCTTTGTGCGGGGTGTCAGGGTTTTCCCCTCACCCTAGCCCTCTCCCAGAGGGAGAGGGGACTGACCGTGGTGCTCTTTCGAGCTACGCCGACCTGAAATATCGCGGGTGAATATAGATCACAAAAACACCCGAGATCGGCTCCCTTTCCTCCTCTCCCCCCTGGGGGAGAGGGCTGGGGTGAGGGGGTAGCTCTTGATCTTAGGCCTGAACGCTGAGGCCGTACTCGGCCGAAGCATCCTGCAACCACAACCACCAGTAATCCGAGAAGCTGCGACGGATCAGCAGTTCCCAGGTGTCTTCGGCGGTATGGCGAATCATCAGCTGCGACTTGGCGAACACCGTGCCCACCGCTTTACCGACCGGGAAGTTGTTCGGGTGCACGTCGTAGCTGGTGGATTTCATCAGCACCTGTCGCACGTTCGGCCCGCTCAGTTCGAGGATCTGCTGGCCGCCGCTGACGTTGACGATAGCAATGTGCAGATCGCCCAGCGCTTCGCGCAGTTTCTGCTCCGCAGCGAATTCTTCCCCGCTCGGGACGATCAGCAGCCACTCGTCCGGGCCCATCCATTGCAGGCTGGTTTCGCCTTTGACGATCACGCTCAGAGCGCCGGGCAATTCAATGCCCAGCGCCTTGTGCACACCGGCAGCGAACGCTGCATCGTGACCATCGCCACGAATGGTCAGGTGGCCGAGGAGTTTCTTTTCCCGCACGATCACCCCGGCGTTCTTGCGGCCCTTGCCGACCAGGCTGGCGAGGTCGGCATGGTGCAGCGACGACTCGGCACGGGCACCGGTGGTCGGGCGTTGTTGGTACACGTTGGCTGTGGTCATAAAGCACCTTCTTGTATTGATCGTTCCCACGCTCTGCGTGGGAATGCCGCCATGGACGCTCTGCGTCCGCTCTTGGGACGCGGAGCGTCCCGGGATGCATTCCCACGCGGAGCGTGGGAACGATCAGTGTCAGATGTTCTGGCGATCACCCTTCGGATCGAAGAACACCGAAGAAACGATTTCCGCCTCGATCACGCTGCCATCGGCCAGCGGTGCGAACACCCGCTCGCCCATGCGCTTGAGACCGCCCTTGACCACACCCATGGCAAACGAATAACCGAGGGAGTTGTGTGCGTAGCTGGAGGTCACGTGGCCGACCATGGTCATCGGGATAGCCTGTTTGGTGTTGAACACCAATTGAGCACCTTCCGGCAGCCACTTGGTCGGATCGACCGGCTTGAGGCCCACCAGCTGCTTGCGCTGATCCTTGACGCAATCTTCACGGTTCATGCCGCGCTGGCCGATCCACGAGAACGGTTTGGTGCGACCGACACACCAGCCCATGTTCAGGTCGTCCGGGGTCATCGAGCCGTCGGTGTCCTGGCCGACGATGATGAAACCCTTCTCGGCACGCAGCACGTGCATGGTTTCGGTGCCGTACGGGGTCAGGTTGTACTGCTTGCCGGCCTCGACGATTTTCTCCAGCACGCCCATCGCGTAGTCGGCCTGCACGTTGACTTCGTACGACAGCTCACCGGTGAACGA
This genomic interval from Pseudomonas koreensis contains the following:
- a CDS encoding cold-shock protein codes for the protein MSNRQNGTVKWFNDEKGFGFITPEGGGDDLFVHFKAIESDGFKSLKEGQKVSFVAEPGQKGMQAAQVRAE
- the fdhA gene encoding formaldehyde dehydrogenase, glutathione-independent — encoded protein: MSGNRGVVYLGAGKVEVQKIDYPKMQDPRGRKIEHGVILKVVSTNICGSDQHMVRGRTTAQTGLVLGHEITGEVIEKGSDVENLKIGDLVSVPFNVACGRCRSCKEQHTGVCLTVNPARAGGAYGYVDMGDWTGGQAEYVLVPYADFNLLKLPDRDKAMEKIRDLTCLSDILPTGYHGAVTAGVGPGSSVYIAGAGPVGLAAAASARLLGAAVVIVGDVNTIRLAHAKAQGFEVVDLSKDTPLHEQIAALLGEPEVDCAVDCVGFEARGHGHDGVKAEAPATVLNSLMGVVRVAGKIGIPGLYVTEDPGAVDAAAKMGSLSIRFGLGWAKSHSFHTGQTPVMKYNRQLMQAIMWDRINIAEVVGVQVISLDQAPEGYGEFDAGVPKKFVIDPHKLFSAA
- the purU gene encoding formyltetrahydrofolate deformylase, with product MSRAPDTWILTADCPSVLGTVDAVTRFLFEQGCYVTEHHSFDDRLSGRFFIRVEFRQPDGFDEQSFRAGLAERGEAFGMLFELTAPNYRPKVVIMVSKADHCLNDLLYRQRIGQLSMDVAAVVSNHPDLKPLADWHQIPYYHFPLDPNDKPAQERQVWQVIEEAGAELVILARYMQVLSPELCRKLDGKAINIHHSLLPGFKGAKPYHQAYNKGVKLVGATAHYINNDLDEGPIIAQGVEAVDHSHYPEDLIAKGRDIEGLTLARAVGYHIERRVFLNANRTVVL
- a CDS encoding sarcosine oxidase subunit gamma — its product is MTTANVYQQRPTTGARAESSLHHADLASLVGKGRKNAGVIVREKKLLGHLTIRGDGHDAAFAAGVHKALGIELPGALSVIVKGETSLQWMGPDEWLLIVPSGEEFAAEQKLREALGDLHIAIVNVSGGQQILELSGPNVRQVLMKSTSYDVHPNNFPVGKAVGTVFAKSQLMIRHTAEDTWELLIRRSFSDYWWLWLQDASAEYGLSVQA